GACGGGAAACGGGCGCAAGCCGGTTGGAGCCCCGTTGGGCTCGTAGAAGACGGAGCTCTGCTGCTGCGAAGGTGAGCAAAGTCCATCAGCGGCTGCTGGGCCGTCGGCGGAGAGTGCAGTGAGGTGCTTGCTGTGGGAAACCGCCGCGTCGGGCTAGCGCACAGGCCCTGCCAAAGGACGCGTCCTGCCCGTCATGCAGAAGGACACATGCTCATGGCCTCGAAATCCCACGAGGGATGGGAACCAAGTTCTGTAGGTAGTCGACGCTCGAGGATGAATGTTCGAAACAGCCCAAGTCCAATCCGACGCACGTGATGGAAAAGGACTCCGAGCCGATGCGGATGTGCACGTGGCGAGCAATGCCCTCGCAAGGTAGCCGGTCGCCGTTGGCCACGATGACACGGAGCTACTCACCGCCCGTCGGGGCGAGCCCTAGGTGGCGCATCGTCGCGCCATGGAGGAAGTTGTGCGTGGAGCCAGTGTCGAGTAGCGCCAACAACCGCTCCCCTTTAACCATCACCGGGAGAAGCATCGTATTGTCCGTGCGGATCCCTGCAAGTGCATGTAGAGAGACCACAAGAGCATTAGCGGCCGCAGGCTCCTCGGCGTCCGGAGCCTCGGGGTTGGCGACGTTATCCATCGCCGCGGCATCCCCCAGCCCGTCGTCGATGTAGTCGTCCGACTCGAGGTAGAAGAGCCGTGGGCACACGTGGCCACAGACGTAGGGCTCATCACAGTTGAAGCAAAGCCCTTGTCGACGCCGCTCCAGTTGCTCGGCCCGGCGTGTGGCGGCGAAACTGGCGCACCGGGGGCGCCCCGTTCGCCGTGCTGGTCCGCCCACTGGGGGCACAGGGGCTCCAGCTGGAGGAGGCACCCGCGCCTGGCACGCGCGGGGGAAAGCCAGGCCGCTGAGGAGGTCGGGCGCCCCGCTGCAGAGGCGCTGGAGGCATGGCCGCCGCGCGACGCTCAAATGCCCGGGCCAAATACATGGCAGTCTGAAGGTCTGGGTGGATCCCACATCTCCACATCCACCCGAATGTGCTCCGGGAGGCCGCCAACGTAGAGTTCGGCCTTCTACTTTGTGGAGATGTCGCGCGCATGGCCAAACACCGCCTGGAAGCGGTCAGAGAACTCCTGGACGGTGGAGTGGAAAGGTAGCTGCCCTAGCTCGGCCAATCTGGTACCGCGGACAGGCGGCCCGAAGCGGAGACGGCACAACTCCACGAAGCGATCCCAAGGAGGCATGCCCTTGTCTTGCTCGAGGGCGTAGTACCATGTCTGCGCCGTCCCCTTGAGATGGTAGGAAGCCAGCCAGGTGCGGTCGGAGGCCGGTGTGCGCTGGCCCCTGAAAATCTGCTCACAGTGATTAAGCCAGTTTAGGGGGTCCTCGGAGCCATCGTAGGTCGAGAACTCTAGCTTGTAGAACTTCGGGGGGTGGCACCCATGATCACCCCCCTGCTCGCCGCCCTGATTACCACCCGAAGGGAAGCTGTCGATGGTTGGGGAGGCGATGGAGTGCGGTAGGAGGCTGTTGCCATGGAGGAGCGTGCCATCGACACCTCCATATAGGGTGCCTGCTGCGAACGGCCCACCGTGAGCGACGACAGCGCCTGTCGTCAGCGCCGGCGGTATGGACGCCCGCGGTGTCGTCGTGGAGTAGATTGGCGCTGTCGTGGAAGAGAGCGCCCAGGCCGAAATCTGCGACGACGACGGTGGAAAACGAATCTGTTGAATCGGAACATATGTCGACGACAGCGATACGGAGGTCGGCGGCGAGGACAGTGCCGCGCTGGGCATCCCGTAGGGGTACGAGATGGCCAGGTAGGATGCGGCTGATGATGGCGGCGGAGGGAGTGGTGGTGGCTGTGTGGGCAGCGGCGGCGTGATGGTCAGCTGTCCCTGGAGGAGCGCCCGCAGCGTTTCCTGGACCTCCCGCATGTAGTGGCTGAGGTCCACGATTGCCGCCGTCGTCTGCTCCGGCGAGAATACCGGGGCCGGCGCAGCCACCGATCCCAGCGGCAGCGACGGGTTCACCACCACGCCTGAAATTGTGGGAGGCGCTGTGGTGGAGAGCGGCGTGGCGGAAATCGCCGGCGAAGGCGCGGTTGTGGAGGCAGCGGGGGAGTCCATGATcggcaaggtctctgataccaggttgataTGGACAGCAGGCCTGCCCCTGACGGATCGTAAGTTGTAGCCGTGGGAGACCGAAGGACGAGGCTTGAAGCGCGACAAACAACGTCGAGGTGCCGTGGTCGCAcgtgtggaggaggaggaggcgcgcgaCAACAGCacgaggcggctagggttaggaaatcccggctcccttcaggaagccggaaacaactCTGTTTCTGCTAATCCCATCTCAAAGTCTTTACAAGTATTTATACTTCtctctaataataataataggaaTAAATAAAATAACTATAGGCTTTTAGGCCCCTAGGCCCCCCCTGGCCGGCAGCCCCTAGCCACTAGTGGGCCTACGCCTTTTATActggatgccggtcataacaccTATCATATAAGAAATTGACAATGAAGCTGCcagtttttttaaaagaaaaaaaaagtgaagTTGCCACTTGCCAGTATTTATTACTTGCAGAATACAGATAATGATGTGTGGGTTCGCAAAAAAATAACCTGTTCTCAATGCTACCGACCGACCAGCTGTATGGCATGGCATACAAATATTGTCATCGATACTTCAATGAATTTAAGGTCACAAAATTAAATTTTTAAGGAAACATATGAATGAACTATATAGAAAACATTTATTGTTTAGTCGTCAGATCAAGGTTCAAGATCACATAGCTGGACAGATTGAACTGTTAATGCCAGACAATTAGTCACAGTTGATTACAAGACAATTAAATTTTATTTGGTACCTTGTTGGTCACTTGCTGTTGAAAAAGGCAATTTGTTTCTAGTACCCTTCTGGCTGTAGTGTGGCTGTGTGTTagtgtgagttttgagtgttttcgGGGGACTTTGTCCTTGTGTACTCTCTTCTTTCTTAATAAAATAATACACAGCCCccttgcgtgttcgagaaaaaaaatacatGAGCCGTGGGCATCTAATGCTACAATGCTAGTGCACTAATGTATTCAGGCTATGTTCTACTGGAGAACATAGGGAAGATTAAATGCCAGAGAGTTCTAAAAGCAAATAGCATATATATCTTTAGTTTGTTATATATGATCTATCAGATACAATACATAATATTAAGTTAGCATCAACATCATGGAGATGATGATACTATTTCTGCATAACTGCATTTACATATATGGTGTGCAATCATATGTACCAAATGAATGAAGAATTGAACATATAAACTGAATTTTCAATTTTACTTGCTTTTGCATACCTGTTGCACCTTATTCTCCTCGCTACGGGTGGTAGATGGTTGCCTAGCAGAAGAGGTAGGTGACAACCTATCGTCCCTTACTCGGTTGAAGATACCAGTGTACTTTTCACCTGATGCTGCATTTGCATCATCCCATTCACCAAAGGGTGGTACagccacttcttcttcaggctggATTGACAAATGCAAAGCAAGAGTATTTACTCTAAAGGCATTTCTAGCCCATATTCATTGAAATATTATATTATTGAAAAACCGAAAGATAGTAAGGTATTATTACCTCACAGCCACCCGGcttcatcctgctccttccagGCATATGCTGGCCATACCCCTCTGAAGATGGCCTCCTCTCTGGAGTCTGCATTCCAGTCAACTTGTGCTTCGGCTTTGATTGGTTGTTTGGCTGCATTGGTGAAGCAGACCCAACAGCTGTTCTGTAGGGGCTTCTTGGTGCCCCAGCATTACTCCCTTGTTCTCTCTGAGGATTTGCATGTCTTCGTGGTGCAGGCTCACGGTGAGTAGGCCGGTCGGAGTGTCGTTGGTCGTCAGTTTCAGGTCTCGGTCGATGTGGTGGGTTCCTTGGACCCTGGTCTTGAGGATCGGTTTTGTAGGCCGTTGGATGCAAAGGCGACTTGCGAGGATGTTCCGGGTTCCTCCTTGGATCATTTGGTTGTGTAGGAATTCCTGTTTTCTTGTTCTTCCGTGCATCCTCGAACTTTTGTGTGTAAGGGGTGTTTCCTGTGGTTTCCCAATCCCCAAATGCAGGAATTTCAGGGTGCTGTACAGAGCAGATCAATCAGTAGCTTTAGTCAACTTTCTGGAGGACTATGATTTATGATATATAAACATGTAAAAGCATCCATCTGTTGCTAGGATCATTTCTGTAGGAGAAGAATTAGCAAGGACAAAAGGTTCTCAAGCATCCCAAACTATGCTGAATACTCTACAGCAGGATTCACATTAACATTTCTGAAAAACTAGGACTGAAACCCCCTAAATATTTGGGATGTCTATGATACATGCTGACATGCAAAAGAAGAGTATAATCCATATATCAATCTGGGTCAGGTGCACTCAGATCTAGAATTGTGACATTTGCAGTTCACTGGTTTCAACAAGGATTTATCTGGGAAAGCATCAGCCATATATCAACCTTAGAAAAAAAAATCGCTCACAGCATAAATAGGGCTACCATACACAGCACACCAATCACCACAAGAATAAACTAAGGTGGGTTTATAATTACCAAACCAGCTAAGCACACTGCTCATTCATCAGTAGTTATAGGTCCCATTATGTCTCCCTGTGTCTTCCAGACAGGACGTCTAAAATTAACTACAGCAAAAACACGTCCAGATGTATAAAATGTCAAAAATTTCTCCAGCCTAAGCAAGACAAGGCAGAACCAAAATATCATTCTACACTAGTTCTTCTCTAACCAGTCAATTAGCCATCACATGACAGACCAATTCCAGATTTCCTACAGTTGAATCAAAATGTAATACACGGTACCAAGACATCAAGAGGTCAAAGACATGATAAGTACGCAAAATCAGAAACGATTTACTCACCGCCATCAGCCAATTCAGATCTGCAAGGCGGAATTGAGCTTCTCCAGTGCAAAGAAAATTCTGAACTACCACCCTTTTTACACAAATTCTTGGAGGAACAGAGCACAGTCCTCCAAAGGAAAGCACAGAAGTGTCAGTTTTTCCTCAGAGTAGTACTGACTGTACTATTCTTTCCTCGAAGAGTTAGCATAGTACTCCTTTCATCTCAACCAACTCACCAGGAACCAACAGAATCAAGATCAAATCCTCCCAAGAAAGGAATATCACAGGAACTCCCAAGTTTATAGCCTTTTTGCAGCAAGGATAAAGTTAAGGTACCCCCAACCACCCAAATCCATAAAAACGAGGAGGGAGGATTGAAGGAAGCTCTGCCCTGCCACCGAAATCCACCAAATCCTCTCAGGAAAACGAGAAGTAAGAGCTGCAGATGACTAATTTGACCCTCAATTATTCAGAGAAGCTCCAAAATCACCAGGATTGATGGTGTCTTCTGCTGGCTACGGGCTACCCTTTCCAACTACTCAACCTGAACAAGCATCCAACCCAATTAAATAAAGATCAAATTGTCTCCTCGACAACACAAAGCAGAAGGAGTCACCAAGGAGAAGTCAAAGTTGGATTCTTTGACGCTATATAGGACTGCAATTAGACTACCCAAGAAAATGGATCGAAGGCGACATCCTTCGCACGAATCTCTCAAGAGAAAACACAAAAAAACACTCTGGAAGAAAC
This genomic window from Miscanthus floridulus cultivar M001 unplaced genomic scaffold, ASM1932011v1 os_1759, whole genome shotgun sequence contains:
- the LOC136534290 gene encoding RPM1-interacting protein 4-like; amino-acid sequence: MAHPEIPAFGDWETTGNTPYTQKFEDARKNKKTGIPTQPNDPRRNPEHPRKSPLHPTAYKTDPQDQGPRNPPHRPRPETDDQRHSDRPTHREPAPRRHANPQREQGSNAGAPRSPYRTAVGSASPMQPNNQSKPKHKLTGMQTPERRPSSEGYGQHMPGRSRMKPGGCEPEEEVAVPPFGEWDDANAASGEKYTGIFNRVRDDRLSPTSSARQPSTTRSEENKVQQVCKSK